From Lonchura striata isolate bLonStr1 chromosome 38, bLonStr1.mat, whole genome shotgun sequence, one genomic window encodes:
- the CACNG7 gene encoding voltage-dependent calcium channel gamma-7 subunit has protein sequence MSSCSSRALTLLSSVFGACGLLLVGIAVSTDYWLYMEEGVVSPQNQSTEVRMALHAGLWRVCFFAGREKGRCVASEYFLEPELNLVTENTENILKTVRTATPFPMVSLFLVFTAFVISNVGHIRPQRTLLAFVSGIFFILSGLSLVVGLVLYISSINDEVMNRPGGSEQYFQYRYGWSFAFAASSFLLKEGAGVMSVYLFTKRYAEEELCRAPPQLLRPRLSTCSGLSAQFLQPRAWPRARSASDASSDVSIQMTQNYPPAIKYPQRPAPHPHLSTSPC, from the exons ATGAGCTCGTGCAGCTCGCGGGCGCTGACGCTGCTGAGCAGCGTTTTCGGGGCCTGCGGGCTGCTCCTGGTGGGCATCGCCGTGTCCACGGACTATTGGCTCTACATGGAGGAGGGCGTCGTGTCCCCCCAGAACCAGAGCACCGAGGTGCGCATGGCGCTGCACGCCGGCCTCTGGCGCGTCTGCTTCTTCGCGG GCCGGGAGAAGGGGCGCTGCGTCGCCTCCGAATATTTCCTGGAGCCGGAGCTGAATTTGGTGACGGAAAACACGGAAAACATCCTCA AGACGGTGAGGACGGCCACGCCCTTCCCCATGGTGAGCCTCTTCCTGGTCTTCACCGCCTTCGTCATCAGCAACGTGGGGCACATCCGGCCCCAGAGGACCCTGCTGGCCTTCGTCTCGGGCATCTTCTTCATCCTCTCGG GGCTGTCTCTGGTGGTGGGGCTGGTTCTCTACATCTCCAGCATCAACGACGAGGTGATGAACCGCCCGGGCGGCTCCGAGCAATACTTCCAGTACCGCTACGGCTGGAGCTTCGCCTTCGCCGCCTCCTCCTTCCTGCTCAAGGAG GGCGCAGGTGTGATGTCGGTGTACCTGTTCACCAAGCGCTACGCCGAGGAGGAGCTGTGCCGGGCGCCGCCGCAGCTGCTGCGCCCGCGCCTCAGCACCTGCTCGGGGCTGTCGGCGCAGTTCCTGCAGCCGCGGGCGTGGCCGCGCGCCCGCAGCGCCTCCGACGCCTCGTCCGACGTCTCCATCCAGATGACCCAGAACTACCCGCCCGCCATCAAGTACCCCCAGAGACCCGCCCCGCACCCCCACCTGTCCACCTCGCCCTGCTAG